A region from the Pseudomonadota bacterium genome encodes:
- a CDS encoding NAD-dependent deacylase — protein sequence MENLIKKAARDLANSNNVVALTGAGISVESGIPPFRGKGGIWEKIDPMEFAHIDSFMRDPARVWNILIREMKDVIENAKPNNAHIGLAKLEELKILSTIITQNVDGLHQLAGNTDVIEFHGTFALQRCLECGKTIETSKVSLKEIPPKCGCGGILRPDCVFFGEMIPQDHLFRSGKISRECDIMLVVGTSAVVYPASNIPVDAKESGAKIIEINPENTPLTSSISDYIIRGNAGEVMKEIISEVEALL from the coding sequence ATGGAAAACCTCATCAAAAAAGCAGCGAGAGATCTTGCAAACTCCAATAATGTTGTAGCTCTAACAGGAGCCGGTATTTCGGTGGAAAGCGGTATCCCTCCATTCAGAGGAAAAGGCGGAATATGGGAAAAAATTGATCCAATGGAATTTGCACATATTGACTCTTTTATGCGAGACCCTGCTAGAGTATGGAATATTCTCATAAGGGAGATGAAAGATGTAATTGAAAATGCTAAGCCGAATAACGCTCATATAGGTCTTGCAAAACTTGAAGAGTTAAAAATTCTAAGTACAATTATAACCCAGAATGTTGACGGGCTTCATCAGCTTGCCGGAAATACCGATGTTATTGAGTTTCATGGCACCTTTGCATTGCAAAGATGTCTTGAATGTGGAAAAACAATTGAGACTTCCAAAGTTTCTCTTAAGGAAATCCCACCTAAATGTGGATGTGGAGGTATCTTAAGACCGGATTGTGTATTCTTCGGTGAAATGATACCGCAGGATCATTTATTCCGTTCGGGAAAAATCTCCCGTGAATGTGATATTATGCTGGTTGTTGGAACATCTGCGGTTGTTTATCCGGCATCAAACATACCAGTAGATGCAAAAGAGTCGGGGGCAAAGATAATAGAAATAAATCCCGAAAACACTCCTCTTACCTCAAGTATCAGCGATTATATTATCAGGGGCAATGCCGGAGAAGTAATGAAAGAAATAATATCTGAAGTTGAAGCTCTGCTGTAG
- a CDS encoding protein phosphatase 2C domain-containing protein: MIKVESAGITDTGRKRPGNEDSYFVDESNCLYVVADGMGGHNAGEVASKLVVDTLKEMMGLYVCGDTDKIKSIQDVSIQASWLLTSVAEANKRVYRLSKKESACKGMGSTVSAVFVVSDKLIALNVGDSPIYLFRNNEIDMLSVPHTAMAEYAAFAPAGAQPLSERFRHTITRAIGIKKEVEPDFREIKIFTGDQVLVCSDGLSDKVKPEEIMDIMKNNSALNASRMLVDLANERGGDDNITLIALNITDDLQAQTKPGFTKTHANKNNEILRQLVVEYDTDDISNRVLVEDITMKGFFLETGEIFSMGQNIILTISDETEENSVMVNAKIVERRPVGVKLEFDKLTPDQKKKIKSLIDK; the protein is encoded by the coding sequence ATGATTAAAGTTGAATCGGCGGGGATTACGGATACCGGCAGAAAAAGACCAGGGAATGAAGACTCTTATTTTGTTGATGAAAGCAATTGTCTTTATGTAGTTGCCGATGGAATGGGCGGACATAATGCAGGAGAAGTAGCCAGCAAACTTGTTGTAGATACACTAAAAGAAATGATGGGCCTATATGTTTGTGGTGATACCGATAAAATTAAATCCATTCAAGATGTTTCAATCCAGGCCTCATGGCTTCTAACAAGTGTTGCGGAAGCCAACAAACGAGTTTACAGACTTTCAAAAAAAGAATCAGCATGTAAAGGAATGGGTTCAACTGTTTCCGCTGTTTTTGTAGTATCCGATAAACTGATTGCGTTAAATGTGGGAGACAGTCCTATATATCTTTTTCGTAATAATGAAATTGATATGCTATCAGTGCCACATACGGCGATGGCCGAATACGCAGCCTTTGCTCCTGCCGGTGCGCAGCCTCTTTCGGAAAGATTCAGGCATACAATTACAAGGGCTATAGGTATTAAAAAGGAGGTAGAACCTGATTTTCGTGAAATTAAAATATTTACCGGTGATCAAGTTCTTGTGTGTTCAGATGGCCTTAGTGATAAAGTAAAACCTGAAGAAATAATGGATATCATGAAAAATAACTCCGCTTTAAATGCAAGCCGAATGTTGGTTGATCTTGCCAATGAGCGGGGAGGTGATGATAATATTACTTTAATTGCCTTAAACATTACAGATGATTTACAAGCTCAAACAAAACCCGGTTTTACAAAAACACATGCCAATAAGAATAATGAGATTTTAAGGCAGTTGGTAGTAGAATACGATACGGATGATATTTCAAACAGGGTTTTAGTAGAAGATATTACTATGAAGGGGTTCTTTCTTGAAACAGGTGAAATTTTTTCAATGGGTCAAAATATTATTCTTACTATTTCGGATGAAACAGAAGAAAATTCTGTGATGGTTAATGCAAAGATTGTAGAAAGAAGACCTGTTGGGGTAAAGCTTGAGTTTGATAAGCTTACACCGGATCAAAAAAAGAAGATTAAATCTTTAATCGATAAATAA
- a CDS encoding protein kinase, with amino-acid sequence MLMQDDTIDDKPVPGKDLDNIDTVGRYKIIRKLGQGGSGVVYMGLDPYIKRVVAIKLSKFNTDKERSHFFVEAQSAGRLSHPNIVSIYDAGVYRDYCYMAIEYVKGDTLLKYCKKENQLPVNTIIKIIINVCNALDYAHQQKVIHRDIKPTNIMMDSSLFPKITDFSIAHISEATLDMAILGTPRYMSPEQLKDSKVSAISDIFSLGCVLYELLAGVKAFPGDNHFSIMYKISNEDPVPVSSLRSGIPKILDEIIQKTLAKNPDDRYQSCIELSYDLRVVQRGLAGSQGNERVNDIIGFINHLPFFKNFTKKHIKELLSVSKISKIPKGKKIVSEGEIDDTFYIIMSGKVAITKDNKKLAAVGQGNCFGEMAYISGRARTATVVAETDCILLVISAPLLDNASKSIQLLFLKNFALTLVDRLAGES; translated from the coding sequence ATGTTAATGCAAGATGACACTATAGATGATAAACCTGTACCAGGTAAAGATCTTGATAATATTGATACAGTTGGAAGATATAAAATAATTCGAAAGCTGGGACAGGGAGGGTCCGGTGTTGTATATATGGGGCTTGATCCTTATATAAAAAGGGTTGTAGCAATCAAACTTTCAAAATTCAATACGGATAAAGAAAGAAGTCATTTTTTTGTTGAAGCACAATCTGCCGGAAGACTCAGTCACCCCAACATTGTTTCAATATATGATGCCGGTGTTTATAGAGACTATTGTTATATGGCAATTGAATATGTCAAAGGCGATACCCTTTTAAAATACTGTAAAAAAGAAAATCAACTTCCTGTAAATACAATCATCAAAATTATAATAAATGTTTGTAACGCTCTTGATTATGCTCATCAACAGAAAGTCATACACAGAGATATTAAGCCTACAAATATAATGATGGATTCTTCACTATTTCCCAAAATTACCGATTTCAGCATTGCTCATATTTCAGAGGCTACATTAGATATGGCCATATTGGGCACACCCAGATATATGTCGCCCGAGCAATTGAAAGACTCAAAGGTTTCTGCCATTTCTGACATATTTTCTTTGGGCTGTGTCCTTTATGAATTACTTGCCGGAGTTAAGGCCTTTCCGGGAGATAATCATTTTTCCATTATGTATAAAATCAGCAATGAAGATCCTGTGCCTGTTTCGAGTCTTAGAAGTGGAATACCAAAAATACTTGACGAAATAATACAAAAAACCCTTGCTAAAAATCCGGATGATCGTTACCAGAGTTGTATTGAGCTTTCCTATGACTTAAGAGTGGTTCAAAGGGGTTTGGCCGGGTCACAAGGTAATGAAAGAGTAAATGATATTATAGGATTTATAAACCATCTTCCTTTTTTTAAAAACTTTACAAAAAAACATATAAAAGAACTGCTTTCGGTTAGTAAAATATCAAAAATACCCAAAGGGAAAAAAATAGTAAGTGAGGGTGAAATAGATGATACTTTTTATATAATTATGAGTGGGAAGGTAGCAATAACAAAAGATAATAAAAAACTTGCCGCAGTAGGCCAGGGAAATTGCTTTGGGGAAATGGCATATATAAGCGGTCGGGCCAGAACAGCTACAGTTGTTGCAGAAACTGATTGCATTCTTCTTGTAATAAGTGCTCCGCTTCTTGATAATGCTTCCAAATCGATTCAACTGCTTTTTTTGAAAAATTTTGCTTTAACTCTTGTTGACCGATTGGCGGGAGAATCATAA
- a CDS encoding MBL fold metallo-hydrolase gives MRIKCWGSRGSIPVSGKEYLIYGGDTTCVEICTKSNDIIIIDAGTGIRRLGNHLIENNLYKYNFIFTHAHWDHLMGFPFFKPLYSKRAEFYMHRCPFHSKFVETILSKVMAPPNFPVKYSDLKAKIAYIDACPTEFEIGSVKIIPIPLSHPNNGSGYKFIEDDKTFVFLTDNELGFVHNGGLPMKSYIEFSKYADLLIHDAEYKPEEYDRRIEWGHSVYTDVLSMSFEAGVKKLGLFHLNQERTDVEMNKIVKICNQTAAGKGYDTECLGVTCDTAFIL, from the coding sequence ATGCGTATTAAATGCTGGGGGTCAAGAGGTTCGATACCTGTCTCCGGTAAAGAATATCTGATTTATGGCGGAGATACTACGTGTGTAGAAATATGTACTAAGAGTAATGATATTATTATAATTGATGCAGGTACAGGCATTAGGCGGCTCGGCAATCATCTTATAGAAAATAACCTGTATAAATATAATTTTATATTTACTCACGCACACTGGGATCACCTTATGGGTTTTCCTTTCTTTAAGCCTCTTTATTCAAAGCGGGCTGAATTTTATATGCATAGATGTCCGTTTCACAGCAAATTTGTTGAAACAATACTTTCAAAAGTAATGGCGCCGCCGAATTTCCCTGTAAAATATTCGGATTTAAAAGCAAAAATTGCATATATTGATGCATGTCCTACAGAGTTTGAGATAGGCTCGGTCAAGATAATTCCTATTCCATTAAGCCATCCTAACAATGGAAGTGGATATAAGTTCATAGAAGATGATAAAACTTTTGTTTTTTTAACTGATAATGAACTTGGTTTTGTTCATAATGGTGGGCTTCCGATGAAATCATATATCGAATTTTCAAAGTATGCTGATCTTCTTATTCATGACGCAGAATATAAGCCGGAAGAATATGACCGAAGAATAGAATGGGGACACTCTGTATATACAGATGTCCTTTCTATGTCTTTTGAGGCAGGAGTTAAGAAACTTGGCCTTTTTCATCTGAATCAGGAAAGAACTGATGTGGAAATGAATAAAATTGTTAAAATATGCAATCAAACCGCTGCCGGAAAAGGCTATGATACAGAATGTTTAGGCGTAACATGTGATACTGCTTTTATTCTATAA
- a CDS encoding 50S ribosomal protein L11 methyltransferase, with product MTAENPYKQLYIYSIEGRVKPDFKLFGSDFIGNWEEDNFSFLFFKSSSYGNIEMLLDAQPNLILIDKYEMTYDEWQGKTSFPLNIGRFNITSPWATNSNTENKINIMIDPGVVFGSGTHPTTHDCIEALEVAFAKEQIDTVLDLGTGTGLLSIIAACLGGNKVIAVDINYLSAGTARKNIVMNGLEDRIISLQGLAQDFIELPSDLLIANIHYDIMEQLVKADGFFHKKFFILSGLLKNEADKIEFYLSKLPVKIINRWEHAGIWSTFLGKSL from the coding sequence ATGACAGCAGAAAATCCTTATAAACAACTTTATATCTATTCTATTGAAGGGCGTGTTAAACCCGATTTTAAATTATTTGGTTCCGACTTTATAGGTAATTGGGAGGAGGATAATTTTTCATTTCTTTTCTTTAAAAGCTCATCTTATGGAAATATTGAAATGCTTTTAGACGCCCAGCCCAATCTGATATTAATTGATAAATATGAAATGACATATGATGAATGGCAGGGTAAAACATCTTTTCCTCTTAATATAGGCCGATTCAACATAACTTCTCCCTGGGCTACAAATAGTAATACAGAAAATAAAATTAATATTATGATAGATCCTGGAGTGGTTTTTGGCTCAGGAACTCATCCGACAACTCATGACTGTATCGAAGCGCTTGAGGTAGCTTTTGCAAAAGAACAAATTGACACTGTACTTGATCTGGGAACCGGAACAGGATTGCTGTCAATTATTGCAGCATGCCTTGGGGGTAACAAGGTAATAGCTGTTGATATCAATTATCTCTCTGCCGGCACAGCAAGAAAAAATATCGTAATGAATGGTTTGGAAGATAGAATAATTTCACTACAGGGTTTAGCCCAGGATTTTATAGAATTACCTTCTGACCTTCTTATTGCAAATATTCATTATGATATTATGGAGCAACTTGTTAAAGCAGACGGATTTTTCCATAAAAAATTTTTCATTTTATCAGGACTACTTAAAAACGAAGCGGATAAAATAGAGTTTTACTTATCAAAACTTCCTGTTAAAATAATAAACAGATGGGAACATGCCGGTATCTGGAGCACTTTTTTAGGAAAATCATTGTAA
- a CDS encoding AAA family ATPase, with translation MSFSIALAGKGGTGKTTISGLIVKYLTAKGKTPILAVDADSNANLNEVLGLDVVDTLGNAREEMKKGVVPGGMTKDVFMSMKLEQAVVEASGYDLVVMGQPEGSGCYCAANTLLTGFLERLIDNYPYIIIDNEAGMEHISRLTTKNVDILLIVSDTSRRGLQAGLRIGELAKKLNIGVGQSYMIINRCKEEPSDDILNMIKETGIKFAGTIPDDKTLYEFDLNGRPTIDMPLDNNMVKAAFEIFDRIIK, from the coding sequence ATGTCTTTTTCTATAGCACTTGCCGGAAAGGGTGGAACTGGTAAAACAACAATAAGCGGATTGATAGTAAAATATTTAACAGCAAAAGGTAAAACGCCTATTCTTGCTGTTGATGCTGACTCCAATGCAAATTTGAACGAAGTTCTTGGTCTTGATGTAGTAGATACTCTTGGTAATGCCAGAGAAGAAATGAAGAAAGGAGTAGTTCCTGGCGGTATGACAAAGGATGTGTTTATGTCGATGAAACTGGAGCAGGCTGTTGTCGAAGCATCAGGATATGATCTTGTTGTTATGGGCCAGCCCGAAGGCTCCGGTTGTTACTGTGCCGCCAACACTCTTTTAACAGGTTTTTTAGAACGGCTCATTGATAATTATCCATATATTATTATAGATAACGAGGCCGGTATGGAACATATCAGCCGGCTTACGACAAAAAATGTTGATATTCTTCTGATAGTTTCAGATACTTCAAGGCGTGGCCTCCAAGCTGGGCTACGGATTGGCGAACTTGCAAAAAAACTTAACATTGGTGTAGGCCAAAGTTATATGATAATAAATCGCTGTAAAGAAGAACCTTCTGATGATATATTGAATATGATTAAAGAGACCGGAATAAAGTTTGCCGGAACAATACCGGATGATAAAACCCTTTATGAATTCGATTTAAACGGTCGACCGACAATAGATATGCCCTTAGATAACAATATGGTTAAGGCGGCTTTTGAAATATTTGACAGAATAATAAAGTAA
- a CDS encoding phasin family protein produces MFNLVKKTMLTGIGFALKTWDEVESKANEIAIKSKMSEQEGKKFVSDIRKRYTEVQDKMETKVEDMVKEALKKENIATVSDIESLKNEINELKKIIK; encoded by the coding sequence ATGTTTAATCTGGTTAAAAAAACAATGCTTACCGGAATTGGGTTTGCCTTAAAAACATGGGATGAAGTTGAAAGTAAGGCAAATGAGATTGCTATAAAAAGCAAAATGTCTGAACAGGAAGGAAAAAAATTTGTAAGTGATATTCGCAAGAGATATACCGAAGTCCAGGATAAGATGGAAACAAAAGTCGAAGATATGGTTAAAGAAGCTTTAAAGAAAGAAAATATAGCTACCGTCAGTGATATAGAGTCTTTAAAGAATGAAATAAATGAACTTAAGAAAATTATCAAATAA
- a CDS encoding AarF/ABC1/UbiB kinase family protein — MLSIRQISTIGRTYRHIGRYRQILSVLFKYGFDDVIEVLRIKRYLKFGLKFIPGKKGKKEEKLPKYERIRLAFEELGPTYIKLGQILSTRADLIHPDLVHELSKLQDEVPAFPFIDAKKILESELGVSAEDIFEFINEKPIASASIGQVHKARLKNGEDVAIKIQRPGIKKIIEIDLEIMLHLSMLLERYLEEMSFHRPVKIAEEFSRTIEKELDYTIEASNMDRISYQFMDDPSLYIPQVFRDYTTSRILTMEYIDGIKISDIKKIEEAGLDKKAITERGADIYLQQIFDHGFFHADPHPGNIFVLPDNVICLIDFGMTGFVDTKTRQNFIELVESVVSRNEAKATRLMLKITAWDYQPDLRTLERDVSEFMGEHLYKPLKDIKIGKLLQSLLEAISRHRLRILPNIFLMMKALSTIESIGVSLNPDFDMIEHVAPFVKRSRLKMFSPKKMTSEAIDIASESVEFIRQFPKDLLEITKLLKSQKLVVKFEHEGLKPMLSTHNRISNRISFAIIIAALIIGSALILSSSIPPLYYGVSLLGIIGFITAAVMGFWLLISMLRRGKL; from the coding sequence ATGCTAAGCATCAGACAAATAAGCACAATCGGGCGTACATATCGTCATATTGGTCGCTATCGCCAGATTCTTTCTGTCCTTTTCAAATATGGATTCGACGATGTTATAGAAGTCCTTAGGATAAAAAGGTATCTGAAATTCGGCCTTAAATTTATACCTGGGAAAAAAGGTAAAAAAGAAGAAAAACTCCCAAAATATGAAAGAATCAGATTAGCTTTTGAAGAGCTTGGCCCGACTTATATCAAGTTAGGACAAATCCTTTCCACCCGCGCTGACCTTATCCATCCGGATCTTGTACATGAACTTTCAAAGCTCCAGGATGAAGTTCCCGCTTTTCCTTTCATCGATGCAAAAAAAATTTTGGAATCAGAGCTGGGAGTTTCGGCAGAAGATATTTTTGAGTTTATAAATGAAAAACCGATAGCCTCAGCATCGATAGGGCAAGTTCATAAAGCAAGGCTTAAAAATGGTGAAGATGTTGCCATAAAAATTCAACGGCCGGGCATAAAAAAAATAATAGAAATCGATCTTGAGATAATGCTTCATCTTTCAATGCTTTTGGAGCGCTATCTGGAAGAAATGTCATTTCACCGCCCAGTTAAAATTGCGGAAGAGTTTAGCCGGACGATTGAAAAAGAACTCGATTACACCATTGAAGCTTCAAATATGGATCGTATTTCGTATCAGTTTATGGATGATCCGTCTCTTTATATTCCGCAAGTTTTTCGTGACTATACAACATCGCGAATTTTAACGATGGAGTATATTGATGGAATAAAAATATCCGATATAAAAAAGATTGAGGAAGCAGGCCTGGATAAAAAAGCAATTACTGAAAGGGGAGCTGATATTTATCTGCAACAGATTTTTGATCATGGCTTTTTTCATGCCGACCCTCACCCCGGAAATATCTTTGTTCTTCCCGATAATGTAATATGTCTTATTGATTTTGGAATGACCGGTTTTGTTGACACTAAAACAAGGCAGAATTTTATCGAGCTTGTAGAAAGCGTTGTTAGCCGTAACGAAGCTAAGGCAACCAGACTTATGCTGAAAATAACGGCATGGGATTATCAGCCTGACTTACGCACTCTTGAAAGAGATGTATCGGAGTTCATGGGAGAGCATCTTTATAAACCTTTAAAAGACATTAAAATCGGAAAGCTTTTACAAAGTCTTCTTGAAGCGATTTCCAGACACAGACTAAGGATTTTACCTAATATCTTTCTTATGATGAAAGCCTTAAGCACAATTGAAAGTATAGGAGTTTCTCTGAATCCGGACTTTGATATGATAGAACATGTTGCTCCATTTGTAAAACGAAGCCGCTTAAAAATGTTTTCGCCAAAGAAAATGACCTCAGAGGCAATTGATATTGCCTCTGAGTCGGTTGAATTTATACGTCAATTTCCAAAAGATTTGCTTGAAATCACAAAGCTTTTGAAGAGCCAAAAGCTTGTAGTAAAGTTTGAACACGAAGGTTTAAAGCCTATGCTTTCAACCCATAACAGGATCAGCAACAGAATATCTTTTGCTATAATTATTGCGGCTCTTATTATCGGATCAGCACTTATTCTTTCTTCTTCGATCCCTCCGCTTTACTACGGTGTATCCCTTTTGGGAATAATCGGATTCATTACCGCTGCCGTTATGGGTTTCTGGCTTCTCATATCTATGCTCAGAAGAGGCAAATTGTAA
- a CDS encoding efflux RND transporter periplasmic adaptor subunit: MKISRIIGGMLLACLAFAIVAGEALGEDLEGMIDPYEIVNVSSQVPGILVMVAERGDIVKKGQVVAQLRAGVENANVNLARVQVEFSKRKLERNREMFLKKHISENEKDEFETEIAKGEALLQDAVEKLEMRTIRSTIDGVVMKRELSVGEYVGEMPILVIAQIHPLNVEVVVPVRQLGSVRQGMSAEVRAESPVGGVYVGKVVIVDKVVDAASGTFGVRVELPNPSLNLPAGLRCRVRFLKK, from the coding sequence ATGAAAATATCACGTATTATCGGAGGGATGTTGCTGGCCTGCTTAGCTTTCGCCATAGTTGCAGGAGAGGCTCTTGGAGAAGATCTTGAGGGGATGATTGACCCTTATGAGATCGTGAATGTCAGCAGCCAGGTTCCTGGAATCTTGGTGATGGTTGCCGAACGCGGAGATATTGTCAAAAAAGGGCAGGTTGTGGCACAGTTGAGAGCCGGAGTTGAAAATGCGAATGTCAATCTGGCGCGGGTACAGGTGGAATTCAGCAAGCGCAAGCTGGAGAGGAACAGAGAAATGTTCCTCAAAAAACACATTTCGGAGAATGAGAAGGATGAATTTGAGACGGAAATCGCCAAGGGGGAAGCCCTGCTTCAGGATGCTGTTGAGAAGCTGGAAATGCGCACGATACGAAGTACGATAGATGGCGTGGTAATGAAAAGGGAATTGTCGGTGGGAGAATATGTTGGTGAAATGCCGATCCTTGTCATTGCGCAGATCCATCCCCTTAATGTTGAAGTGGTTGTTCCCGTGCGACAGCTTGGCTCTGTGCGTCAGGGCATGTCTGCAGAGGTCAGAGCAGAATCTCCTGTCGGCGGTGTCTATGTGGGTAAGGTTGTGATTGTGGATAAAGTGGTTGATGCGGCCAGCGGTACTTTCGGCGTCCGGGTCGAGCTTCCCAATCCATCATTGAACTTGCCCGCCGGCCTAAGGTGCCGGGTGCGGTTTTTAAAGAAATAA
- a CDS encoding preprotein translocase subunit SecA, protein MKSGQRYHPPATRSDRPEKKEHRHNVVEKAVLSLTGGFVRYARMRMIRPIRIVPLVKAFEPVMGTLNDHELKAEARQVGLKIRQQGFRDDLVAHSFALIREVAWRTLGLRHFDTQLMGGWVLLQGMIAEMETGEGKTLTATLAAGSAALAGIPVHVICVNDYLTARDAEWMGPVYRALGLKVGCVTHEVPHESRQAAYQCDVVYCNNKEITFDYLRDKLVLGELTHPIRLQAEHLYSNMMREEKLLLRGLHFAIADEADSLLIDESRTPLIISGAAGGSEEEAFMREALSVADDLQEGEDYLVNRNESMVDLTDRGVALIKKLTISRGSLWRGTIRRNDIVRNALSARHLFHRDIHYLVCEGKVQIVDEYTGRLMPDRSWEKGIHQLIEIKEGCEVTQHRESLARITYQRFFRRYRHLCGMTGTAWEVRGELGKVYGLTVARIPTNRPLIRVRHPDRIMPSLEAKYQAVRERVRQLHQSGHPVLVGTRSVSVSEEISCLFDEDGLGHQVLNAKNDQDEAGIIARAGEYGNITIATNMAGRGTDIKLGPDVAKRGGLHVILTERHDSGRIDRQLIGRCARQGDPGSHEAFFSLEDPILGEKRGRVLIWIIRKTLSPGTYIWTLAVKMTILLAQKRMEQVHARMRQELLKMDEKVGTTLSFSGTRE, encoded by the coding sequence ATGAAATCAGGCCAGAGGTATCATCCCCCTGCTACCCGCAGTGATCGCCCTGAAAAAAAAGAACACCGCCACAATGTGGTGGAAAAAGCCGTTCTGTCCCTGACCGGGGGATTCGTAAGGTATGCGCGGATGCGCATGATCCGGCCCATACGTATCGTTCCTCTCGTGAAGGCTTTTGAACCTGTAATGGGTACGTTAAATGACCACGAACTCAAGGCCGAGGCGCGGCAGGTGGGACTGAAAATTCGACAACAGGGTTTCCGTGACGATCTGGTGGCGCATTCCTTTGCCCTGATCCGGGAAGTGGCCTGGCGTACACTGGGACTTCGCCATTTCGACACCCAACTCATGGGGGGTTGGGTGCTGTTGCAGGGCATGATTGCGGAAATGGAAACGGGGGAAGGAAAGACCCTTACCGCGACACTTGCCGCTGGCTCGGCTGCGCTTGCGGGTATCCCCGTTCATGTGATCTGTGTGAACGACTACCTGACGGCTCGGGATGCCGAGTGGATGGGGCCGGTTTACCGGGCTCTCGGACTGAAGGTGGGCTGCGTTACCCATGAAGTGCCCCATGAAAGCAGGCAGGCTGCCTATCAGTGTGACGTTGTTTACTGTAATAACAAGGAAATTACCTTCGATTATCTCCGTGATAAGCTTGTTCTGGGTGAACTTACCCACCCCATCCGGTTGCAGGCGGAACACCTGTACTCCAACATGATGCGGGAAGAGAAGCTCCTTCTTCGCGGTCTTCATTTCGCGATTGCCGATGAGGCAGACAGTCTGCTGATCGATGAATCGCGAACCCCGCTCATTATTTCCGGAGCCGCCGGCGGAAGCGAGGAGGAAGCCTTTATGAGAGAGGCATTGTCTGTTGCTGATGATCTTCAGGAAGGGGAAGACTATCTTGTCAATCGCAATGAGAGTATGGTCGATCTCACCGACCGGGGTGTGGCGCTCATAAAGAAATTGACGATATCCCGGGGATCACTCTGGCGGGGGACCATCCGGAGAAACGATATCGTGCGCAACGCCCTTTCGGCGCGTCATCTGTTTCATCGCGATATCCATTACCTTGTTTGCGAAGGCAAGGTGCAGATTGTCGATGAGTACACAGGTCGTCTAATGCCTGATCGTTCCTGGGAAAAAGGCATTCACCAGCTAATCGAGATCAAGGAGGGCTGTGAAGTGACCCAGCATAGGGAGTCGCTGGCCCGAATTACTTATCAGCGATTCTTCAGACGATACCGGCACCTGTGCGGAATGACCGGAACCGCCTGGGAGGTCAGAGGTGAGCTCGGGAAGGTTTACGGCCTGACCGTGGCGAGAATACCTACGAATAGACCTCTGATCCGGGTGCGCCATCCCGACAGGATAATGCCCTCTCTTGAGGCTAAATATCAGGCTGTTCGGGAGCGGGTCAGACAATTGCATCAATCAGGACACCCCGTGCTGGTCGGCACCCGTTCCGTTTCCGTCTCGGAAGAGATCAGCTGTCTGTTCGACGAGGACGGTCTTGGACATCAGGTGTTGAATGCGAAAAACGATCAGGATGAGGCCGGGATCATTGCCCGTGCCGGGGAATACGGAAACATCACCATCGCGACCAACATGGCCGGTCGGGGGACGGATATAAAACTCGGGCCGGATGTTGCGAAACGGGGGGGGCTTCATGTGATCCTGACGGAACGTCATGATTCGGGACGAATCGATCGCCAACTCATTGGACGCTGTGCCCGTCAAGGTGATCCGGGTAGTCATGAAGCCTTTTTTTCCTTGGAAGATCCAATTCTTGGAGAAAAGCGTGGCAGAGTCTTGATTTGGATCATCCGAAAAACCCTTTCCCCCGGTACTTATATCTGGACGCTTGCCGTAAAAATGACTATATTGCTTGCACAGAAAAGAATGGAGCAAGTACATGCCCGTATGAGACAGGAACTGTTGAAAATGGACGAGAAGGTAGGAACGACGCTTTCGTTTTCGGGAACTCGGGAATAG